A stretch of DNA from Halictus rubicundus isolate RS-2024b chromosome 13, iyHalRubi1_principal, whole genome shotgun sequence:
aacttTGAAAAATGGTGCGTCAGCAACATAGCGTGTACTGCATTTTCAAACTATATCGTACTAATATATGTTGTTTCTTTCAGGCACAAGAGGTGGAGGAAACTATGAAACGTATTCAATCACATAAAGGAGTCGTTGGAACGATTGTTGTCAACGCGGAAGGTACGTATATTCTCATTTCAACTATTGATACTACATTCATTATTGGACAACATTCTATGTGTTAAATGTTTGCAATATTCAGGTATTCCAATCAAGTCAACATTGGATAATACTACAACAGTACAGTACGCAGGTTTGATAAGTCAACTATCGGACAAAGCAAGATCCGTAGTAAGGGATCTAGATCCAACGAACGATCTAACGTTCCTACGTATTCGTAGTAAGAAACACGAAATTATGGTTGCACCGGATAAAGAGTTTATACTTATAGTAATACAAAATCCAGTGGATTGACATCCAAGAAAAGAGCTAACGAATACCAAAATATGTGCTTTGTTATATGttgataaattattttatacagcACAttccattttaatttaaatcatTCACACTAGTATCCAAGCAAAAATAACACTCGATTTCTATTTCTGAAATGGCCTTGGAGAATGTGCTTTATATATGCTACACAGTAATAAAATTTATCTATATGCTGTGCATTCgttgaaagaaattgttattaaactaaatttttatttaatagagTCAGTATATCTTGTTTgtgtattatataattattatttcgttTTCTTGTCTCAATAAATTTGTATGACAAGAAAATTCATCATAgtttcatatttatttaaaaaacatttttagtcGTAGCATTATCGATTCTACCAAATTATCATAAAGCTACGATGcagaatatatttataataaaattggtGCACACAAATGTAATGGAGACAgtatcatttattaaaatattatataaaagtACACAAAATTTCCATGATCAATTTAAAAGACCTTACAATATTTCGTTAATATTGTTACAATTTTTTGTTCGCTGTTTGATATTTATACAATTACGATCTTCATGTACATTAATATAAGTAATATAATATTCAGAAAGCAGAGTAACAATCTTATAaaccaggcctgggcaactgatGGCTCTTTTCACTTGAGGCTTCGCCCACCTTGCTTCCGTGGAGTGTTGGAAGAGGGTGAGGGGGAACTAGGAACCTGTACACTATGTATATAACAGGCTGTGTCTCCTATGCTCCAGAGACAACTGTAGAAAAGTAAAAACTGTACAAAAGTAGTGG
This window harbors:
- the Robl gene encoding dynein light chain roadblock; its protein translation is MAQEVEETMKRIQSHKGVVGTIVVNAEGIPIKSTLDNTTTVQYAGLISQLSDKARSVVRDLDPTNDLTFLRIRSKKHEIMVAPDKEFILIVIQNPVD